The genomic stretch TACGTGTAAAGCGGTGGTCGACAAACATCAACGCGCTTGCCGCCAGCACACAGAAGAATAGCCGGTAACCGGGTAGCGGCCCGTGTGAAAACAGCGGTTTAATAGGCAATCCCCCGCGATAAACCGCTGCGATCAGTCGCTCGACAGCAACTCAAAGGTGTGCTGATCGATCATTTCCAGCGCCTTACCGCCCCCACGCGCAACACAGGTCAGCGGATCTTCTGCCACGATCACAGGCAGGCCGGTCTCTTCAGCGATCAGCTTGTCCAGGTCACGCAGCAGCGCGCCGCCGCCGGTCAGTACCAAGCCACGCTCGGCGATATCCGATGCCAATTCAGGCGGTGACTGTTCGAGAGCACTCTTCACGGCGGCCACGATGGAGCCAAGCGTCTCTTGCAGTGCTTCGAGAATTTCATGGGAGTTCAGCGTGAAGCTGCGCGGAATGCCTTCGGCGAGGTTACGGCCACGCACGTCAATCTCGCGCAGCTCGCCACCTGGGTAGGCGCAGCCAATCTCTTCTTTGATACGCTCGGCGGTGGCTTCACCAATCAGGCTGCCGTAGTGACGGCGCACGTACGCGGTGATCGCCTCATCAAAACGGTCACCGCCTACGCGGATCGATTCTGAGTACACGACGCCATTGAGCGAAATGATCGCGATTTCCGTGGTACCACCACCGATGTCTACGACCATCGAGCCCTGTGCCTCTTCCACCGGCAGCCCGGCACCGATCGCGGCCGCCATCGGCTCCTCGATCAGGAAGACTTCGCGGGCACCTGCCCCCTCTGCCGATT from Halomonas meridiana encodes the following:
- a CDS encoding rod shape-determining protein; its protein translation is MFKRLRGLFSSDLSIDLGTANTLIYVRGRGIVLDEPSVVAIRQSGNMRSVASVGADAKRMLGRTPGNITAIRPMKDGVIADFTVTEQMLQHFIRKVHQSTFLTPSPRVLVCVPCMSTQVERRAIRESAEGAGAREVFLIEEPMAAAIGAGLPVEEAQGSMVVDIGGGTTEIAIISLNGVVYSESIRVGGDRFDEAITAYVRRHYGSLIGEATAERIKEEIGCAYPGGELREIDVRGRNLAEGIPRSFTLNSHEILEALQETLGSIVAAVKSALEQSPPELASDIAERGLVLTGGGALLRDLDKLIAEETGLPVIVAEDPLTCVARGGGKALEMIDQHTFELLSSD